The Fretibacterium sp. OH1220_COT-178 genomic sequence AACTCCGCAGGCGATCCGGACAGACAGATGCACAAAAATTCTGTATTCAAAGCTTGACAAACGCATGCGCATGCGATATAAATCCCATTAAACAATATATCATTCTGTTATTGTTATTTTAATTCCGCTAAGTGGAATTTTGAGGCCGTCAGTTCCCGGACAAAAACGTTTCGAGGACCTTGGCAGTTTTCTTTTTGCGACGGATTAGAAAAATACGACGAACGGCCTCGGTCCCCTCCGGCGCGGAAGATCGCTTTCAGGATGTCGTCGTCCGCAAAGGGGCCCGACTGCAACCCAATCGCTCGGGAGGTATGAGATGAAGACGGATTTGGTCGCTTTTCAGTTGGTTCGCTTTCTGGAGACCCGCGGGGTGGAAAAGGTGTTCGGGCTCTGTGGGCACACGGTGATCGCATTGCTCGACGCCTTCAAGGACAGTTCACGCATCGAATACATCTCCGTGCGGCATGAGCAGATCGCCGCCCACGCCGCGGACGGCTACGCGCGGGGCAAGGGAAATGGAGTTCCGGGCGTCCTCATGACCCATCTGGGCCCCGGACTCACCAACGCCACGACCGGAGTCGCGGAGGCGGGCCTGAACTCCATCCCGATGGTCGTCATCGCAGGCGACGTCCCGAGCAGCTATTACGGCCGTCACCCGCACCAGGAGGTCAACCTCCACGCGGACGCGTCGCAGTTCGAGATCTACCGTCCCTTCGTGAAACGCGCCTGGCGCGTCGATCGGCCCGAACTGCTCCCCGACATCCTGGACAAGGCCTTCCGCCTTGCCGTCACGGGGCGACCCGGCCCCGTCCTCGTATCCATCCCCATGGACATCCTTTCGATGGAGCTCGACGTGAAGTTCTTCGAGCGCCGCTACGACAACATTCCCGAACTTCCCAGGCCCGGCATGGATCCGGCAACGGCGGAGCGGATCGCCCGCATGTTGGGCGATGCAAGGGCTCCCGTTCTCTACCCCGGAGGAGGCGTCATATCGGCCGGAGCCTCGGCAGCCCTGAAGGCGCTGGCGGAACACCTCGACATCCCCGTCCTCTACACGCTCATGGGCAAGGGCGCCATCCCCGACGACCATCCGCTGGCCGTGGGCATGACGGGATTCTGGGGAACGGAATTCAACAACGCCATGGCAAGAAACGCCGACGTCCTGTGCGCGGTCGGCACACGTCTCTCCGAGGCCGACTGCAGCTCCTGGTATCGGGGCGAGACCTTCGACATTCCCCCCACGAAGCTGATCCATATCGACATCAATCAGGAGGAGATCGGCCGCAACTTCAAAACCGAAACGGGGGCGGTCTGCGACGCCAAAAAGGCTCTGGAGGCCATTCTGGAGGCGGCCAGAGGGCTTTATCCCCAGGGAGTCCGGCGCCCCGAGACCGTCAAAAGCATCGCCGAGGCCAAGCGGAACTACCGCGCGACGCTGACCGGGCCGCAAACCTCCGGGCAGTTTCCCATGCGTCCCGAACGCATCCTGGCGGACCTCAGGGCGGCGTTGCCCCGGGACGGGTACGTCGTGGCGGACGTGGGGTGGAACAAGAACGGCGTCGGCCAGCAATTTCCCATCTACGAGCCGGGAACCTTCGTCGCACCCGGAGGGCTCTGCACGATGGGCTACGGCCCCTCGGCAGCCCTCGGGGTCAAGGTGGCCCGCCCGGACAAAAAGGTCGTGGCGCTGATCGGCGACGGAGGCATGGGTGCCAACGTCTCCCCCCTGGCGACGGCGGCGGAAAAAGACATCGCGGTCGTCTGGGTCGTCATGAACAACTGCGCCTTCGGCACCATCGCCGGCCTGGAGTACCAGCACTACGAACACCACTTCGGAACTCTTTTTACACGCGACGGGGAGCCCTATTCCCCCGACTTCGCGGCGATAGCCCGAGCTTACGGCATCGAGGGCATCACCGTGGAGAGCGCCGAAGCCTTCAGGCCCGCCCTGGAGAAAGCCCTGGCCTCGAACAAGCCCTGCGTCATCGACGTTCGGATGGAGAACGCCCCCGTAATCACGGCGGGTTGCTGGAACATCAACGATATCTACGTCAAGCGCGGAGAGTCCAAACCGGGGAGGGTCTGGGAATGACCCGCCCGCTGCCGGCGAAACCCATCGTCGCCCGGGGCAGAACCCTGGGGGGCCCGGTCCCCCTGATCTGCGTCCCCCTCGTGGGAAAGGACCGACCCGGGATTCTGGCCGAGGTGGAGAACCTCAACCGCGTCGCTCCGGATATCATCGAACTTCGCGTGGACGCATGGGACACGATCGATGATACGGACTCCTCCCTGGATCTGCTGGCCGAGATACGCGGACTCGTGGGGGACCTGCCCGTCATCCTCACCTGCCGCGGACACTGGGAGGGCGGCATCAAGGCCGTCTCCGAGGGGGCAAAGGACGCGCTCTACGAAGGGGCGATCGAGAAACGGCTGGTGGATTTCGTGGACAAGGAGCTCAGCTACGGCCCCGAGAAACTGGCCCGGCTGAAGGCCCTGTCGGCCCCCAACGGGGTCTCCCTCATCGTCTCCTGTCACGATTTTCAAAAGACGCCCTCGATGCCCTTCATCTATGCCCAGCTCGCACGCCAGATCGCCTGCGGGGCGGACGTGGCGAAGATCGCCCTGATGCCGCAGTCGGAGGAGGACGTGCTGAAGGTCTTCGAGGCCACTCTGGCCGTCCGCAGGGATTTTCCGGACATCCCGCTGATCACCATGTCCATGGGAGAGCTCGGACAAGTCAGCCGCATTGCGGGCGGGCTCTACGGGGCCGACCTCACCTTCGCCGTGGGAAGCGCGGCATCGGCACCGGGGCAGATTCCGGTCCTGCAGATGCGCAGTTCGTTCGACCTGCTCTACCGTTAGACACAAAACCGATTCCACGAGGAGGAGAAAGATGTCCAGAAAATATTCGCTGGCCCAACTGACGGTCCTTGCCTGGTCGCCCCCGGAAATGATCTACAACGCCCGCACGCTGGGCTACGACTGCGTGGGCATCCGCACCATCAGCATGGGGGTCAAGGGGGAGAACGACTTCGACCTGGCAAAGAACAAGAGGCTCTTCGATCTCACCCGGGAGGCGCTCGACGAGACCGGCCTCTTCATCAACGACATCGAGCTGGCA encodes the following:
- a CDS encoding thiamine pyrophosphate-binding protein, with translation MKTDLVAFQLVRFLETRGVEKVFGLCGHTVIALLDAFKDSSRIEYISVRHEQIAAHAADGYARGKGNGVPGVLMTHLGPGLTNATTGVAEAGLNSIPMVVIAGDVPSSYYGRHPHQEVNLHADASQFEIYRPFVKRAWRVDRPELLPDILDKAFRLAVTGRPGPVLVSIPMDILSMELDVKFFERRYDNIPELPRPGMDPATAERIARMLGDARAPVLYPGGGVISAGASAALKALAEHLDIPVLYTLMGKGAIPDDHPLAVGMTGFWGTEFNNAMARNADVLCAVGTRLSEADCSSWYRGETFDIPPTKLIHIDINQEEIGRNFKTETGAVCDAKKALEAILEAARGLYPQGVRRPETVKSIAEAKRNYRATLTGPQTSGQFPMRPERILADLRAALPRDGYVVADVGWNKNGVGQQFPIYEPGTFVAPGGLCTMGYGPSAALGVKVARPDKKVVALIGDGGMGANVSPLATAAEKDIAVVWVVMNNCAFGTIAGLEYQHYEHHFGTLFTRDGEPYSPDFAAIARAYGIEGITVESAEAFRPALEKALASNKPCVIDVRMENAPVITAGCWNINDIYVKRGESKPGRVWE
- the aroD gene encoding type I 3-dehydroquinate dehydratase — translated: MTRPLPAKPIVARGRTLGGPVPLICVPLVGKDRPGILAEVENLNRVAPDIIELRVDAWDTIDDTDSSLDLLAEIRGLVGDLPVILTCRGHWEGGIKAVSEGAKDALYEGAIEKRLVDFVDKELSYGPEKLARLKALSAPNGVSLIVSCHDFQKTPSMPFIYAQLARQIACGADVAKIALMPQSEEDVLKVFEATLAVRRDFPDIPLITMSMGELGQVSRIAGGLYGADLTFAVGSAASAPGQIPVLQMRSSFDLLYR